AACTAATAAATAACCAACGTTTATGTGCACATACACTACCAGCTACGATTGATTCTGTTTTACCAACACGTGGCATTCCTCTAATACCGATTAATTTATGACCATCCTCTTTGAAAAGTTCAGCCATAAAATCAACTAGTAACCCTAAATCTTCACGTTCAAAGCGAAAAGTCTTTTTATCATCAGCATCTTGTTCTATGTAACGACCATGTCTAACGGCTAATCGGTCACGCAGTTCAGGCTTTCTTAATTTAGTAATTGAAATATCATCTATCTCGCTAACTATACCTTCAAATCGACTTACCTTTTCTAAGTTATCTGATTTAATAAGTAAACCTCTACGTGCTTGTTCAACGCCATTAATTGTAACAATACTGATACCCATCATACCTAGGAGACTAGAAATATCACCTAACAAACCTGCGCGATTCATCGTGATTTCGTATTCTAAATACCATTCTTTTTTTGTAGTAACTGTCATGTTTTACACCCCTTAGTTTTCGAGCAGTGACAACTTTAAACAATAGTACAAACGTATTTTAAATTCTATTTGTTATCGTTTGCATTTAATTATATGGACATTATAACACTGAATATTAAATTCGTGGAACAAATTATTACCTAGCTACTATAAATACCATGCCCCATTAATCTTTTGGATTGTTCCAGTTACACTTTGAGCAAGAGGATGGCATAAGTATGCACACGTATGTGCAATTTCTTCTGGCTCAACTAAACGCTGCTGTGGCAATTCATCTAGTATTTCGCTTAACTCTTCATCACTCCATATGTCTGACATATGGCCACGAACTATGCCAGGAGTAATTGCATTTACTGTGAT
The genomic region above belongs to Staphylococcus durrellii and contains:
- a CDS encoding DUF3388 domain-containing protein produces the protein MTVTTKKEWYLEYEITMNRAGLLGDISSLLGMMGISIVTINGVEQARRGLLIKSDNLEKVSRFEGIVSEIDDISITKLRKPELRDRLAVRHGRYIEQDADDKKTFRFEREDLGLLVDFMAELFKEDGHKLIGIRGMPRVGKTESIVAGSVCAHKRWLFISSTLIKQTVRSSLIKGEYDSDHVYIIDGAVTSREADSKHQDLVKEVMNLPAIKVVEHPDLFVETSDYEMNDFDYIIELRENKNQEIHYEEMKKNTVKRKNNLDFGENGFGDFGDGFGFFQ